Part of the Zonotrichia albicollis isolate bZonAlb1 chromosome 2, bZonAlb1.hap1, whole genome shotgun sequence genome, CAGATGGCACAAAATACCTGTGTGACTGTAACAGGAATTTAGCTCAGTGGATACCCATATATAATCTCCTCTGCATCCTCAAAGAACTACCAACCTGAGACATAAAGTTTTCTGAAAATCATCCCATGGAAGATGACAGTAGCCAGAGTGAGGCATTGAAGTCTCTTATTTGGCTAAAAAGGAGGCAAAGTTTTGTCCTTGGTCATGTGATGCAACCTATTGATATGTGGTCCTTTTCTGAttagatttttcattttgttgccTTCATTGTCTCTTCCCAGAACTATATTGTTTTAATCTGCACATTGAGCAGAGTCTCACCCACCTTCATCTAAATATTGGACCTCAGATGTGCAGCCATCTCATTAAAACTAAAGAATACATATTGTGTCTAACCCTGAAGCCAGCAGGACTGCTTGTCTGGGCACTACTGACCTGAGCAAAGATTGCAGGATCAGACCTGCACTCCTCAGTTTCATTAGTAGGAATTACTCACATAAGCAGTCCTGGCAATATATTTCCAAGCTTGATTCATATTCACGTCAGTTGCACTCTTTTCTTTGACTTGAGAATAAAGGTTATTGTTCTTTTAGAAATTCCTGTGTAAGGTCTGCACAGGCCTCCTTTCTTTCATCATCCTGTGTCCCTAGGAGAGTTATAGTATAACACAATGTGGCCTGAAAGCAACTTTGGTCTTGGCAAGAGACTTGAACCTCAGCATGAGTCCAGTAATTCTCAGAGTTAGAAATGGCAATTCAGGTGTAGAACACTGCACACTTAgcttagttaaaaaaaaaaacaaaaacaaaaacaaaaaacaaaacaccaaaaaaaagacCCCCACACAACTAGCTACAAAGTGGCATAAGCTGGTAAGCTGGATACTCGACATATTCATCCTGAGATGAGACTATTCAGAAGAATGCATTTTAGTGGAAAAATCAAGATACTATTATTTCATCACTCAGAAATTACAAGGAAAAAATTAGATACCAATACTCTCAATAGTCTGTGAATTACAGACCATGTGAAAAAAGCAATATGCACAAAAAAGCAATAGACATATTATTCTAAATTCTCAGATAAGATTTTTGTCCCATAAATTACTACAAGCAGGCAAAACTCTACACTAGCTCCAAGCTACCCTAACTTATGTTTCAGCTCAGAGGACAGCATTATAAATGCTTATTCTTGATATATGGGAGactgaaaaaacaaaatcacattTAAAATGTACCCTATATTCTGTTACATATCTTAATGTACTCCTCTgatgtatttttaaagcttATGTGTCCTAATCACATGAATTATTTACCAATAACAAGGGACAAGGCAAATCCCACAGGTGCCTGGACCCACAGTAATCCTTTTGAAGGCAGATAGACGATTTCAGCAGTGCTGTTGATATATGCTCCTCCAACCCAGGTGGCTGTAATCGTGGAAGATGAAAGGTCAGAATTGAGAGACATATTCTCAACTAGCCCTGTAAAACACTCTGAGaacttgtaaatatttttctcataCAAACACTTCATCACACCTCTATTTTCTTTGCAAAGTTTTCTGCCATACAGAGATGTGCTGACTATTGGTAATAGTATTATAATCTCACTCTAAATTATTTTCCAGCTTCAAGAATGAATATTTGTGAGTGCATGGAAAAGTTCAATGTTTTAATACTTAGAGGCAATTTGAATAGAGTAATTTTTAATTACCTTTTTTTCTCAGAGGAAGACTTTTGCTAGAGGAAACAGAATTGCCTTTGTAGAATTGCCCTCCTTCAAGAGCATCACTTACAGGGTCTTAGAAAATAGACATTAGGGAAAACAAATGCAGAGAGGCAATGCAGTCAGATAACAAACCTACAACAATGATTTAGGTGCCTTAGCCATGGAAATGCCACCGGGAGATGCCTTTACAAAACACAGGTCAGGGAAGCAAATTTCAGATTATGCCAGCCAGcaaagagagaaaagggaaTTGAGGGAAACTAAGAGACAGACCAATGTTCACCATGAGTGACAATTTATTTCACACAGAACTGGACTTTTCTGTTGGTAAAATTCTTCTGTTATGTTGGATAACAGAAACTGATTCACGATTAAGACCACAGTCCTCCTTAAATGAAAAGTGTTGTATTCTTTTGTCACTCTTAAATTAAACTCTTAACTCTTAACTAAACTCTTAAATGAATCTCTTTAATTTAAGAGAATATACATAAACATTAGGTTCTGCTCAGTGTGAAGAGGTTTGTAAGAATCCATCCCAAAATGATTCATGAAACCATACTCCTTTAAAGTCACACTTAGGCAAAATCTACCCTGACTTTAAAGGAGTTCAATTCCTTTGAAAGAAAAGTCACCCAGATCTATGCAATACATGTGTTttaagaagaattttaaaaagtcttttaaGAAAGCTTACCTGTTGCAGTAAACAATCCAATGAAAACATGTATATTCCTGCCTCCAACCATGGCCATCTCTGTTGGGTTCCTGTTCTGCTGAtcctttctgcttttccaaGAAGCCCAAATTCCAGTAGCTAAAGTTAGTGTAAAAAATACACTCAGAGATACTAAGCCTGGTATATTTAGAGCCATTTTCTGTTGCTCAGTTTAGGTTATATAGAAGAATAATGGTGTGATGATAATGTTCTTTGATTGAGTACACAATCAGAAAAAATCAGTGGAAATAGCAGTGCCTTGTAAAGGAACTGCTGGACTTTGCAACAAAAGACACAGTATGAAACAGAGTGATAACCCCAAAAGTCTGGAGAACCAGATGCAGGATCTGTCTTTGGAAAAACACTGGCAATTCTGCAGCCTTTCCCCTTCTCCAGTAGACATCCAAGTTTATTTTTGTGAGGAGCAAAGATTAAGAACACAGGGATTAGTGCTGATATGCCTAATGGAAAACTGATGTGAGGGGTACTACCAGATTGGCTTAAAGTAGGGGAAATGTTATATTTTGTCTGATATGAAATGGTATGAAGATAATCCATATTTCTCTGGGTTGTAAGCACAAGGCTAAAGCAGAAGATAGGGCTAAGAATCTGTCTGTTTAAAACGGACTAGACTAAACTCTCAGCAGTGATCAAAATAAACCTAGGAAACAGTAAAAAAAGATTTACCATTGACCAATGAAAGGAGATACATGATGATACTCAAAGAAATGATTGGGAAGTGGTAACAAAGCAAGGTGGTGTTGGACTCTTCAATGAAGCTATAGGAATGATACAGACTTTTAAACTTTGTGAACCTCTCTGTTAACATGAATGATTCTAGGGAAAAACCTCATGTATGCATTATGGAATTAAGTTGGTTACATTTATTGTACATTTATTGTAGAGTTGCCACACCGATGTCCTTTCAGTTGCTCTGTCAATCTTTACCATCTGTCCCCATATGGCTCTTTATAACCAATTTGATGTAAAGTCTGCCTGTTTTAGGGTATATATATGGCTTTCCTGGATACCTTTGTTCATCTGTGGAGTGGGTAGCTCATTTCCATGGTGATATCTCAGATGTCGTCTTCTTGGATGCACTCTGAGTGAAAGGTCAAATCTTTAGGAAGGTTTTCTGCAgtgtgccagctcctgcagacagACAGGAGTGGCTGTGCATGGAAGTGACAGTGGCACAGGCTAAGCATACCCCGTTGGCAGGACGTGGTGGGAACACACTGGCACATAGGTGATGGctgggagaagaaaaggagagaagTGCAGGAACTCTGTGTTGTCTGTGACACCTCTCTGTACAAGGGGTAATAAAGGTTTTGGTAAGATATGCAGTGATCTGGTGGGAAGGCTCTATAATTAGTGTTTAAAAAGAAGTGAAAATTAAAAGAGATGAAAAAGCCTGACAGCCAGATGATTACTTCACCTACCTTAGGAGAAATATTcctttatatttataataaaatgCTATTTTGACTGAGCAATGACTTTTAAATTTGACccaattattttaaatacaaaaaggGACACAGTGAATTTTAAAGGCACATTTTTTGGGCTGGTAATTAGAAACACTCCCTTCCACCTTAAATGAACCTACAAGGTCCTAGAAACTGCAGCTCCATTGCCACTGGCAGTGgagccattttttttccctggtttgCCTTCTTTGCTCAAAATGGGTGTTCCACAAACTATTAAAACAGCGTACACATACTAagttttttctgtgaaaaaacgTTTTACAGCATATTTGGTCAGCAGGAATAGGGAAGGGTTGAAGGCGCATGTGGCTGAGGGTGAATGCAGCCAGgtctcagcctgctctgcaaTCAGATACTTTTGGGAGGACAGACCTGACCTTGCTCCTTTCATTGTGAGGGTCAACTAAATTCAACATGCCAAAAGAAAGATTTGAATTTGTTCTTTGACATCTGCAGAGAATGTCGGGACTGACTCTgctttttttaatctcttgggaaaaaatccaaaaaattgtCAGGCATAAAATTCTCCAGAGAAATTTCATTTAAAGACCCAGAGAGGTGGAGGGCAGATGTGATAGGACACAATGAAGTGAAAACATGGCATGATGGGATGAAGGTAACTTAGAGAAAGAGGTTGTGTAAGGTAGTTCATCTCAATCTGGAGTGTTTTTGCTGATATACAGTGCAAGGGCTGTAAAAATATAAGCTTATAGCAAGAAGACCAGTTCCTCACTGAATCTGTTATTGTACTCCTTTGCCATTAAATGACTCTCAGCTAATGCatctattttaaagaaaaaaaaaagaaatctcacCAATGAAGAGATTTTTGAGGTGGGTTTCACTCCCTGCTCATACTGGAGGGCTGCAGCTTTGGgtgccagctgctgtgctgctcactTCAAGCTCCCAGAGTAACCCATGGGGACAAATCTTAGGGGGAATTGACTGACCTGTTTCTAGTCTTGTGAGGCAGGACAGAGTGAGGACATGTCTCAGACTGATGAACTCAGGGTTGCTTCTAAGAGCAGGGTCACTGTACCCAGTAGATGTTTCAGAGCTTGATTTGAATGCTCACATGGAGCTGGCTGGTGCCACCTGATGTGCTATAAAACCTCTGAGTTGTCCACTGGGCCAAGCAGAGGTTACAGTCCCTGTTGGAGACACCTTGCCCTCCTGGAATAGCAGCCAAGATATTCTGGTGAACCTCCAATGGTTCTGAGCTTGGGGGATACAAATCCTTTCCAGTACCTGAATACAGGAATACAGGGAACTCATGGCACTCATGTCTGCAAGGATGAACCTGTCACTGGTTTAGTTTGCTCTGCAAGCCAAAAAAATCGAGAACATCGAGTGCCCAGGCCTGAGGCGTCTAAGCCATTTGCATCAAAATGAACTGACAGTTCCTCTTGAGGTGAGAGGGTATGAACTAATCTGCGGTGTCCAGCCCAGGTATTTGGATTATGTTCTTGATCCTGACACCTGAAACACGGGGCTGTTGGTCTCCaaacatttacatttttcagATGATGTCCTTGGTCTAAAGTTTTGTTCCCGTCCCAAGTTAGTAGTAATTGCAAGTGGCTGATCTCCTGCATGAGTTTCAAAGGCAGGACAGAGAGGGATAATTTGATGCAAACCCAACATATTCAAGTCCTTCAATCAGAGCCTGTGTAGTGTGATTGCACAGTGAATTAATATCAAAATGACACAAATACTTTTGTCTTTATGTCTGGGTAGTTTTTGACTATTAATTATTTAAAGTTGATAGATACAGAAAAATAGatagataaatagatagatagatagatagatagatagatagatagatggtGAGTGTAGAGAATAGTTAGATATAGAAGAATACGTGTCTTAGTTTTACTAAGTTCTTCATGTAtacattacaaaaaaaacctcttaaGGACAAAATTGCTCTTTTCCTTTGCTAGGAGATTTCCCTGAGAGAATTCTTtccattttggaaaaaaacccaaaaccaataATTTAAAATCTGTAGTAATCCTAATTCTGAACCATGATGTTTTCAGTCAGGCCAACTCCCTGTTCAAATCAAAGTTTTTATTATATTTAGTATTATGCagacattttattttgaagCCTTGCCCACAAGAAGAGTTTGGGTTCGCAGGTCTCCCTGCAGTGCTTGGCATGAGGAGCTGTCCCTGTTGCAGtgtgctggctggctcctgcagaagGCTCTGGTGTCACTTCTGAGAGCACAGGTTTTGCCTCATGTAAAAGGTGATTTGGGAGATCCAAAAAAGCATgagctgaaataattttatctaATTTTAGTCACCTTTATGTGTTTTCATTAGATGAATTTTTAGCATCCTTGTGATTGCAAGAGACAGCTGTTTGCTTTGGTCAGCCACACCTTCATGTTGTTAGCTCCAGATGAGACTCTTGGATCTCTGGACATTTGTGCCTGGGTTCTTTGCTGCACTTCAAATGGCACCACATGTTCCTGTCCATGGTGGACAACTGAACCTTGCTCAGCAGGGCAATGCCTCCCACTTGCCTTAGGCATCTCTTTCAGTGTGGGCTGTGGGAAGGGTGCCTCTCCCCACAGCCTGTGTATCTTGATGCCTACTCTAGAAGAGACTTCTTCATGGTGATTCAAGTCAGATGATTTAACTCTGCTTTCTCTgttatcccatttatcttcttATTGGAGGTAGTTTGAGCTCACAAGTCCTTCAAACCACACAAATCAagccagaaaataatttcagaatagcaatatttaatatttacatCTATCAGTGAGGCCAGTTGGTCACACAGTTGGCAGGACAGAGGGTGTTCCCAGGAGCACACAGACatccccagggcaggacagcCTGGAACAAGcagatggcagcagcagagtgcaCTTATTTTTCTATGCTGGAGGTGTGCCAGTGTGTATCTCTTCCTCTCCTGGTGCTAGCACAGCCAGAGTTGGCTTTATCCCAGGGGTGAAAGTAAGGGAGTCAAAAGTAAGGGATGAGGAAGGGCAGGTATTTAGGGACTGTGAAGGGTTCATAGAGCCCCTGTGCTGATGAAGGAGCCTCTCTCCACCTGACTACATGCAAATATCCTTCTTTCTCACTGCCTCTTTAACTCTTTCCTGGTTTGCTGTTGGCTGTATATGGTTGCACTGTCCATGCTTCCCTGCTGGCAAAGAACATGAGCTTTTTAAGCCACCTGGCAGGTTTGGATACACCTAGTGGTGGACGGCAAACTTCAACAAGTCTTATGCTTTCTTCTTTACAGAAGTTGCATTTAAATTTTATAGGTTAAATTTCCTCCTTCTAGGGGTGAAACTATGCTCCAAGGTGCATATGCACCTCATCTAGGCAACTGgccttttcttctcattttgaTATAAAGGAGAATGTGAAGCATTTTGCATGTTGCATTAAAGGACAGTGCAAGCTGCCACATATGTCTGCAATAAGTGTATTTAAAGAGGTTGTTCCCATGCTACAGCACAGAAATACAAACTACTTTGAGAAAACATAAATCAGAAGAAATAGGCTCCAAGGGCTTTAAATATATTCAGGTTTTCATAGCTGCCTACATGCATTCAGGATGGGTAAAGATTATTTCACAGTTTGGCTGACAGCTCCTGTCCAAGAAGGAAGTCACTGAAATGATGAGTTTTCTGAAACTTCCCAGTCATGGACATTAGCTCAACATCAAGGGCTTGCTCTTGAGTGATGATGGGGAATTATGCAGTTCCTGGTTGGTATTACAGTTGCTAAaaaactaaagctgatgcaatCTGCTGCCTTCAGATTATATCTTCTATTTATTTCTAAGCTGCACATCATTACTACATTTATCTTTGGTGAGTTAATTCCTTGATCCATGTGCTCTATTCTAGAGCAGCCCTACAGACCTGTGTGGAAATTAGTGAAATTCTTAGGCAGTTTCATGAAGGCAAAATTGGTGGTAAGGTTCTTCACCCTTTTGTTAAGCCAGACATTTCTAAACCCTTGCTGCAAACCCTGTTACCTCTGTTGACCCAAATGCTCCTCTAAGGCTGCCACAACTCTCAGATGTTCCTGAAGAGCCAATTTAGAAGTGGCCTGGGCTTTGGCGAGGGGATCTGGCTCCAGGGTGGCAGAAAGAGGCTGGAACCCATGTTCTTCAGTTCCTCTGCAGTGTCTCAAACACTGTTCGATATATTCTCTGCTCATCCTCATTCAAATCTGTGAATGCCCCATTCAAAAATTAATAGGAACAGACAGGTGAGCTCATGGTCAGATTTGGGGAGCATGGGACATTATTTACATCAGCCAGAGAGTGCCTGCTTCATGCAGCTGATAAATGTGTACATTAGCAATAGCTCCATTTCCCACATACATGAGAGGGCAAGTGGTGATCTTTTATCTGAGGACTGTTGTGCTTTATACACAAGTACAGCAGTAAGGGCCAgacagattaattttttttgccagtacCTGAGGTTTGGCAGGTATGTTTAGAGAGATGAAAATGTAGAGTCTCAGACTGAAATTATCTAGTCCTTTTCCACCTTGACTTcttcataaaaaaataattttgcccTGTGAAACACCTGaacattttttgttgttgtccCCCCATAAATAAAACAGTACAGTGCACTATCCTTATTGCATGTGAATCAGCATTTGGGGCTTGTCTTGGCATTCCTTGTAGGTCATTCACATTCCAGAAATGTTTGTCTGAAAGATAATGAATGAAAGATGATTAATTAATATTTCTGGGGATATCTGACTTACTGCAAATGAAACTGTACAATgaaaagagacaaagaaaaggAAGCAATAGTGACAAATGAAATTTGAAAGATGTTTTCTTCCATTCAGTAAAATAACAACATTACCACATTTGAccaattttaaaaatctctacTTTTTGTCTCTCACTTACATATGCTGGGGAGGGTCATTATACTTTATCAAAAAAGGCTTCTTAAATAGCAATAGAGTATGTCATACTGCTGTTTAGAAAAATCTGAGGACCAGGTTATCCCTGACTATGATGTTACAGACAGAAAGAGACAGTGCAAATGCATCTGTACTGCCCAGAGGAACTTGTCCAGGGACTGTGCAGATCTGTCAGCTCATGTACCATCCCCAGAGCCTGCAAACTAAAACTGGAAAGAACATAAAGCACCCTTTTACTGCATACCAACCTTTCTTCTCCTCATACATGTGCCGCATATGAAGCCAGTGAGTCCATTGATGACTTGAATGAAGCAAAGAATAGCTTCAATCACACCGATGACCAGGAGAATAGAGAAAAGGACGATATTCCAAAGGATGATGTTTTCAGGTTGTTTGCAAATACTCCATGTTGTCTGGTTAAACAAATAATTGTCTCTGTGATAGAGGAAAAATATTGGCAAGGTATTAGGAAGTAAAAACTTGAGAAtgctttctctgttttctgGCATTTCATTTTCTGAACTTGACAGCACAAAGTGAGTCTCAAATGGTGCTATAATTGGTCAAAGCTGCTGATTCTCCCCAGAATTCCCTTTGCAGAGATGCAATTGATAATTAGGGAAGAGAGCCACATCTGTACTTTGTTGCATGCACAAGAATCTCGTCTTTGTTGTATGGCAAAACTATGTTAATAACTAAAGAGAAAGGTCCGTAGTGGTTTTAAAATGTGTCTCTACATTCTCCACTCCTGCTGTGGTATCTCACCCCAGTCCATTCATTATCTCTAGCTCTGATTTGAAGAGCATAGTTGTCAAGGTTGACTTTTTAGATTTAGAGAagatttttgctttgcttttcagaaGCAGGTGGAGCAGGCTGAATTCTTTGTAATTTAACAGATTAATGTGGCACAGTAAGCAAACATTTCCTTTTGACTCCAGTGGGAGTCACAGCTCACGGAATTTTGAAAGCGTGGTGCAAATTGCACAAGGGATTTGTGGCAAGCACAGCAGATGAAACTCAGGCGATTTGCCCAAGGATGATTCCTTGGTCAAAGAATGACCAGCTGGAACGTGCTACTCACATAAGTGTGAGTTTATGTGTACACAGGGTGAACCACCAGTTCATTTTGGAAAAATCCAAGTTTGCTTTAAAAAGATAGGGGAGGGATTAGGGAAAGCAAAATTGGAGGAGTTTGTAAGCCATACTCACTCCAGAGTGTCATTCCTGAAAGGGTAGAGGTATTCTCCATCACCTGTGTCACACAGAGGACCCCAAATCAGCCCAAACAAGGAGATGACCACACAATATGCTCCTCCTGCGAATCCCATCACAGACAGGATCACTGACAGCAGCATCTGAAAGGGAAAAGACCTTCAACATTGTGGGCACAAAGGTTGGAGTAGCATGGAGAACTCACAGTGAATGAGAAAGAATTCTCTTTCTTGTCTCTTACTTTATGCTAAAATACTACTGCTACTAAATTTGTGGGAGTAAAAAATAGTTGACTTTTTCTGACTCTTGTAGCTGTCCTAGATGTTAAAGAACTTATTGAGTTTTATGCTTAAACTATTAATTATGAAAAATCTGGTGAGTTTTCTTTCAAAAGCCAGTATAAGGCTAATCCTGGATTGATCTGTTCTGTATCATGCACCTTGGCGTTTCCAACTCTTCACCTTTCTTGGCCCTTGCACCAACAGAAAAAGGCAAACAACTACTGAACCAGGTTTGAAAGCAACAAAAGATAGGTTAATTGTTTTTGCTAATTGATGGAATGCaaaaaaacctttctttttgctgctttaCTTCATTTTGCAACACCATGACATGTGATTACCACTTCTCATGTTGAGAAATCTAATTGTGCTGCATGTGGCAACAAACCAGCAGTGACTTCAAATTGTATGTAATGCATTCATGTTTTACATCAGCCACTCCCACAGAAATGTTACCTTTACTCCATTCTGGGTAGTTTTCTAGTAACGAATGGGATGTATCTGGTTGCTGTTTGTCTATAGAAACAAAAATCCTGGGAAGATGCTACTGATGGTGCATCTGGGACAGGCTTCTCAATAGTCTTGCTAAGAATCACTGCTTGTGGTTGTTCACAACTCTGCCATTGAGCCAGGGGAGGacctggagcagggagaaggCAGCAGGCCTGCCTTAAAGACAGGGCAATGGCATGACCAAGGAAGCACATACAGAATACTCTCATCCATGACTCAGGTTTGAAGCCAAATATCTCAAGTCTCATAATTCTCCACTGCCAGCAAATACCAGGTGAAATCCACCAC contains:
- the LOC102065983 gene encoding transmembrane 4 L6 family member 1-like, which codes for MCTGKCSKCIGIALFPLAVCAIVSNILLYFPNGQVLQLSEITDVVWFFHGILGAGILVMLPAFMMLGAGGAGCCANRCGMLLSVILSVMGFAGGAYCVVISLFGLIWGPLCDTGDGEYLYPFRNDTLEDNYLFNQTTWSICKQPENIILWNIVLFSILLVIGVIEAILCFIQVINGLTGFICGTCMRRRKTNISGM